The Malus sylvestris chromosome 12, drMalSylv7.2, whole genome shotgun sequence genome contains a region encoding:
- the LOC126592765 gene encoding uncharacterized protein LOC126592765, giving the protein MEELEKEAQRLKSLAEAKYKDSNVKSALKYAKRAERLCPSMEGISSMVTALKIIHMASKSPNPDWYKVLQVEPFAHINTIKKNYKKFAFLLHPDKNPHAGSEEAFKLVNEAVRFLSDKLRRKEYDMKLRIRIQDEKIKESGVGGLGSSMGVESDTFWTACSTCRLLHQFERRYLGHNLVCPSCRKSFKALEVESGENAKIRTSERLRKASLASKGGMSSEGLGRRVSDSGEINGGTGGRRKSDGLQRKGEVGTGDLDSQVSAGRRKRGVLERKGEGATGDVDCQVTCGDAGELSSLRLRRRMSSVGEVMERSKPKKAKTGDEMMTLAEIKQKVREGKLKMKDKEDERDKKEKRERLRHENLKKGKNLEVERCAASKKKDLESDKSKGTSIEKCRGSKSGDLEIMVVEDSDFYDFDKDRVGRSFEKGQVWAIYDDDDGMPRLYGLIDEVVSVKPFEVKMSWLDLQNNSDEWLASSEKMGFHVSCGRFKVSRKTSINSLNIFSHLVDCERVAREIYHIYPKKGSVWAFYNEAALDAEGRNWSVKDKRCYDIVVFLTTYSEMYSMSIGYLEKVDGLKTVFKRREIGSHAVRLLETSDVRLASHQIPSRKLSGDEAPNIFKDCWELDPASLSPDLLTFGSGRYV; this is encoded by the coding sequence ATGGAAGAATTGGAGAAAGAAGCTCAGCGGCTGAAATCTCTAGCCGAGGCCAAATACAAAGACTCCAACGTCAAATCAGCCCTCAAATATGCAAAACGTGCCGAGCGCCTGTGCCCAAGCATGGAAGGTATCTCCTCCATGGTCACTGCCTTAAAGATCATCCATATGGCCTCCAAAAGCCCCAATCCCGACTGGTACAAGGTCTTGCAGGTGGAGCCCTTTGCTCACATCAACACCATTAAGAAGAACTACAAGAAGTTCGCGTTTCTTCTCCACCCTGATAAGAATCCTCATGCCGGTTCCGAAGAGGCTTTCAAACTCGTCAACGAGGCCGTTAGATTCCTTTCTGACAAGCTTAGGAGGAAGGAGTATGATATGAAACTCAGGATTAGGATTCAGGATGAGAAGATAAAAGAAAGTGGTGTTGGGGGTTTAGGTTCGAGTATGGGGGTGGAGAGTGACACCTTTTGGACTGCCTGTTCGACGTGCCGGCTTTTGCACCAGTTTGAGAGGAGGTATTTGGGGCATAATTTGGTTTGCCCAAGTTGTAGGAAGAGCTTTAAGGCTCTGGAGGTTGAAAGTGGTGAGAATGCCAAGATTAGGACTAGTGAGAGATTAAGGAAAGCGAGTTTGGCATCAAAAGGGGGAATGAGTAGTGAAGGATTGGGGAGGAGAGTGAGTGACAGTGGTGAAATAAATGGTGGTACTGGTGGGAGAAGGAAAAGTGATGGGTTGCAGAGGAAGGGTGAAGTAGGTACAGGAGATTTAGACAGTCAAGTGAGTGCTGGGAGAAGGAAGAGAGGTGTTTTGGAGAGGAAAGGTGAAGGGGCTACTGGGGATGTGGATTGTCAAGTTACCTGTGGTGATGCTGGTGAACTGAGTAGTTTGAGGTTGAGGAGGAGAATGAGTAGTGTTGGAGAGGTGATGGAGAGGTCTAAACCAAAGAAGGCAAAAACCGGTGATGAAATGATGACATTGGCAGAAATTAAGCAAAAGGTCCGAGAGGGGAAGTTGAAGATGAAGGACAAGGAGGATGAAAGAGATAAGAAAGAGAAGAGGGAGAGGCTGAGGCATGAAAATTTAAAGAAGGGTAAGAATTTAGAGGTTGAGAGATGCGCTGCTTCAAAGAAGAAGGATTTAGAAAGTGATAAAAGTAAGGGCACGTCAATAGAGAAGTGCAGGGGGTCCAAGAGTGGGGATCTGGAAATTATGGTGGTAGAGGATTCAGATTTTTATGATTTTGATAAGGATAGAGTGGGGAGGAGTTTTGAGAAAGGGCAGGTTTGGGCTATATACGATGATGATGACGGAATGCCAAGGCTTTATGGTTTGATTGATGAGGTTGTTTCTGTCAAACCTTTTGAGGTGAAAATGAGTTGGTTGGATCTTCAGAATAATAGTGATGAGTGGCTTGCCTCTTCAGAGAAAATGGGATTCCATGTGTCTTGTGGGAGGTTTAAAGTTTCCAGAAAGACTTCAATTAATTCATTGAATATATTCTCTCATCTCGTGGATTGTGAAAGGGTGGCAAGAGAGATTTATCATATTTATCCGAAGAAGGGGTCAGTGTGGGCGTTTTATAATGAAGCAGCTTTGGATGCAGAGGGAAGAAACTGGTCTGTTAAAGACAAGCGGTGTTACGACATAGTTGTGTTTCTGACAACTTATAGTGAGATGTACAGTATGAGTATAGGTTATCTTGAGAAGGTTGATGGGCTCAAGACAGTATTTAAGAGAAGGGAGATCGGGTCTCATGCTGTTAGGTTGCTAGAAACCAGTGATGTTAggttggcttcacaccaaataccTTCTAGGAAGCTCTCGGGTGATGAGGctccaaacattttcaaagacTGCTGGGAACTTGATCCTGCTTCTCTTTCTCCGGATTTACTTACATTTGGTTCTGGAAGATATGTTTAG
- the LOC126592129 gene encoding protein NIM1-INTERACTING 1, which produces MEGGRKKRKMKIEEEDEEEKIEKFFALIRSTREVRERLRGNSNVSKEKTDEKKKEDGKAAGSWNPTFQPEDFLEDVKKSGEKEDKKENGEGNGINLNLSL; this is translated from the coding sequence atggaaggaggaagaaagaagaggaagatgaaaattgaagaagaGGATGAAGAGGAAAAGATAGAGAAATTCTTTGCGTTGATTAGAAGTACGAGGGAGGTGCGCGAGCGTCTTAGGGGCAACTCAAACGTCTCAAAGGAGAAGACAgatgagaagaaaaaggaagacgGCAAGGCTGCCGGGAGTTGGAACCCGACATTTCAACCGGAGGACTTCCTTGAGGATGTTAAGAAGTCTGGTGAAAAAGAAGATaagaaagaaaatggagaagGGAATGGTATAAACCTAAATCTTTCTTTGTAG